In Entelurus aequoreus isolate RoL-2023_Sb linkage group LG02, RoL_Eaeq_v1.1, whole genome shotgun sequence, one genomic interval encodes:
- the LOC133630129 gene encoding gastrula zinc finger protein XlCGF57.1-like gives MCQVEMLRVLVKQRLTAAVEEIFVVLERTIAEYEEELSRTKEENERQRQLLDALFNKHQQTDVNEEHLLPEQQECNSSVEQEEPQSPHIKEEEEEHTVSQEGERLEGLDEFPVTGVPVKSEEDEVKGESEEQREAEPPSSSSTQHMTTEGDGDHCGGSQADKILAPLLDSDHTSSHTDDEDSKADNSENFKCSQCDNTFNHSHTLKKHMRSHTGQKPYSCSVCDTHYSHHSALFRHMSKHAGEKPFTCSVCAKTFLSKRSLTEHTRTHTGEKPFTCLVCGKEFHLKRSWKEHTRTHTGEKPYQCSICDKNFSQRSHLQIHTRKHTGERPFTCSVCGKGFFVKGALAEHTRTHTGEKPYSCSVCDSHFRHHSGLTRHMRKHTDERPFICSVCGQAFLSMESLTEHTRMHSGEKPFACSVCGKTFLSKSSLTEHTRTHTGEMPFTCQVCGKEFHLKRSLTEHARTHTGEKPYKCPNCDKHFSQRSRLQTHVRTHTAEKPFTCSVCGKGFFAKAALAEHVRTHTGEKPFSCSVCDSHFSHHSALTRHMRKHTDERPFICSMCGQAFLSMESLIEHTRTHSGEKPFACSV, from the exons ATGTGTCAAGTAGAAATGCTGAGAGTGTTGGTGAAGCAGCGACTAACTGCTGCTGTggaagaaatatttgtagtgttagaaagaacgatagcagaatacgaggaggaactttctagaacaaaagaggagaacgagcgacaacgtcaactactggacgctcttttcaacaaacatcaacaaacag ACGTCAACGAAGAACATCTTCTCCCTGAGCAGCAGGAATGCAACTCCAGCGTGGaacaggaggagccacagtccccccacattaaggaggaagaggaggaacacactgtcagtcaggagggagagcgtCTTGAAGGACTGGatgagttcccagtgactggtgtccctgtgaagagtgaagaagatgaggtcaaaggtgaaagtgaggagcagagagaggcggagcctccaagcagcagctcaacacaacacatgacaacagaaggtgatggagaccactgtggaggatcacaagcagacaagatcttagctccactattAGATAGCGACCACACATCTTctcacactgatgatgaagactctaaagctgATAACTCTGAAAACTTCAAATGCTCTCAGTGTGACAACACTTTTAATCACAGTCATACTCTGAAAAAGCACATGAGAAGTCACACTGGACAGAAACCATATTCCTGTTCAGTCTGCGACACACATTATAGTCACCACTCGGCGCTGTTTCGACACATGAGTAAACATgctggtgagaaaccttttacctgctcagtttgtgctaaaacCTTCCTTTCGAAGAGGTCACTGACagaacacacaagaacacacactggagagaaacccttTACGTGCCTTGTGTGTGGTAAAGAATTCCATTTAAAGAGGTCTTGGAAAGAACATACAAGGACCCACACTGGTGAGAAGCCCTACCAATGCTCAATTTGTGATAAAAACTTCTCTCAAAGGTCACATCTGCAAATACACACGCGAAAACACACTGGAGAGAGACCTTTCACCTGCTCAGTGTGTGGGAAAGGTTTCTTTGTGAAGGGGGCTTTGGCagaacacacaagaacacacactggagaaaaaccgtaTTCGTGTTCAGTGTGCGACTCACATTTTCGTCACCACTCCGGActgactcgacacatgaggaaACACACTGACGAGAGACCTTTTATCTGCTCAGTGTGTGGTCAAGCTTTTCTTTCGATGGAGTCTTTGACAGAACACACGAGAATGCACAGTGGGGAGAAACCGTTTGCctgctcagtttgtggtaaaacttTCCTTTCAAAGAGCTCTTTGACagaacacacaagaacacacactggagagatgCCGTTCACGTGCCAAGTGTGTggtaaagaattccacttgaagaGGTCTCTGACAGAACATGCAaggacacacactggtgaaaaaccttataAATGTCCTAATTGTGACAAACATTTCTCTCAAAGGTCACGTTTGCAAACTCACGTACGAACGCACACCGCTGAGAAACCTTTCACctgctcagtttgtggtaaaggTTTCTTTGCGAAGGCGGCGTTGGCGGAACACgtcagaacacacactggagaaaaaccgtttTCGTGTTCAGTGTGCGACTCACATTTTTCTCACCATTCAGCGctgactcgacacatgaggaaACACACTGACGAGAGACCTTTTATCTGCTCAATGTGTGGCCAAGCTTTTCTTTCGATGGAGTCTTTGATAGAACACACGAGAACGCACAGTGGGGAGAAACCGTTTGCCTGCTCAGTCTGA